A region of the Polynucleobacter asymbioticus genome:
GAGGGGTTCCTGATTTCAATCTCTCGAGAATGGTCTCCAAAGACTCGCATATCGCCCCCGGCATTGACGAATCCAGATTGAACGCCATTCGCGATCAAAGCTTCAATCGCTTTATCTACTGCATAGCCTTTGGCAATCCCGCCAAGATCAAGACATAGTGGGAGATATGATCGAACCAAGAAGGGCTTGATCAATAGGAGATCTTCTACACCCCCAAATCGGCAATCACTGATTTTCAAGTGCCTCGGTAGAAGAGCTGCCTCTGCTAGCAAATGACCAATTCCACAATTAAATATTCCTTGTGACTGACGATGAATATCCTTCGCGATAGTTAGTACTTCAGCTGTCCACGGATGAATCGCAATCGGCTCTAGATAAGACCTGGCATTAATTTGAGAAAGCTCACTCTCTGGATCATGAAAGCCCATCAAAGACTGCACTTGTTCAATAGCTAAGAAGGCCTCGTCTAGTGCCTTGAAGGACGGCAGTTCATCTTCAATACTGATTTCTACGAAGGTGCCTAAGAGCGGCTTGCAGCGAATCATTTGGCTTTTGGAATCGTGCTCTGATTTTTAAGGGCAAGATCATATAAAACGGCAACCCGCTTGACGCCATCAGTCAGGTGTTTGCAAGAGAGGGTAGCACCACCAATGTTTTGAATGTCTTGATTGAGTTTGATGGGATCTGATGCCACTTTTCCAACAAACTGCTGACGCCACTTCGCTTCTGCCACTTCGTAACCATAAGATTCAACGTACTCCAGAATCTCGATTCCCAGCACTGCGCCTGCTGGGCTTAGTGCTACTGCGTAAGTAATCATTTCATGTTTACCAACCACTTCATCGACAATGAACCAGCTTCCATCGGCCGCCCTCCAAATTCGATCTCCTTGAAAAGGGTGGCGAATACTTGAAGCTGTGCGCATTTTGTCTTGTAGCTCATCTGTAATGATGATGGGATTTTTGATAAGTAATTTATTGGGTATGAGTATCTTTTGAGCTTGCTCAATCGATACATAAATCTTAGCGTGTGCAATGATTGGCGCTGTGGTTGCAGCTAGACCAATCATGAATAAGGGATTTAGTTTCCAGTTCATTTTTTTAGTTCAGCGGAAAACCTACTTTGACAATGAATTCATTGACTGAGTGGCTATCCCAAACGCGGGCATTGGAGCATTCAGCTTCGCCACCACCCATGCAGTTACCGCCTTTGAGTTGGTAACGCCAGGCGCCAGTGACCCACCAATCTTTGGCGGCGTAGTGCATATTGGGGCCAACAAAGGTTGCGCGTTGAACTTGATTTCGTAAATTCAATTCTGAGTAGTCATTATGAAAACGTGCCTCAACGCCAGCAGACCATTTGGGTGCGAATCGATAGCTAGCACCTACAAGAAAATCGAGCATCGACTCAGGTACGTTGCCATTCTCAATAAATTTCAAGCGTTCATTTGCTACCACTACGTTACCTGCCAAGATCAATCGATCGTCAATGAAGTTAGATTGCAAGAGCAAGCGCGCTTCAATTTCATCTTTGTTTCTGCCCCAGGTTGGTTCTAAATATAGACCCACACCCACTGGTGATGTCACTGGATTGGTCAGTCGATAAATGGCTTCTAGGGAGCCGCCCTCAATACCGCTTTTTCTGTAAGGGGTGGCAGGGTCATGACTGGATGGCACGCCGTAACCGCCGGTGCAACTTGAGCTATCGCCACAGGCCTCGGGGTTTGTGTAATTCTGATTTGCGCTGGTGTAATACGAATTGATGTAGCCAGCAATTTGTAAATCATTGGTCAGGCCATATTCCAACTCGGTTCTGGCAGTCCAAGCATCGTAGGTGCCAGCAGCTTGTTGTTTGTTGAGTTGCAAACGCTGCTCAAACTCGAGCTTGCCCTTGGGTTGAAGATCTAGGGTGTAAATCCATCCAAATGCGCCTTCACCCGCATTCGCGAAGGAGATGTGTAAGGCGGTAGCTAATAGGATGCTGAAGGCAACAAGTTTTTTGATGGTCATTTTCATGGTGAGGTGGGCTGGTGAATAAAAGTAAATGAGAATGATTCTCAATATACAGTAAATGAGAATAATTCTCAATTGAGAAAATGACCCTTGTTTGTCTAGGTGTTGAGATTTGTCTCCAGGGATTCCTGAGCTTGTAAGATCGGAGCTATGGATTCAGAAGCCCTTGTGAAGCTGGTCACCATAAAAATGCCTTTTGGTAAGCATGCTGGGCGCGCGCTTGCAGACTTGCCTGGTAATTATTTGGCGTGGTTTGCTCGGGAAGGATTTCCTAAGGGCGAGCTGGGTCAGTTGCTAGAGTTGATGCACACCCTGGATCACAATGGCCTGCGCGGATTATTGGCCCCTATCCAGCGGGCTCATGGAATTGCACCCCGTACTCGCGAGTAGTAAAGCTTTACTTGGAGCGAACTATGGCGATCACACGATTGCGTTCATAACTCACATTGGGTGCATCTGGCGGACTGCTTTGAGAAAGCGTGGCCTGCAATGTGCTTTGCGCCCCAATCTCCTGAGCTAGCTTTTGAGCGAGCTCGACATTACGGTCATATTGAATCTGTACGCTGGCAACCTTGCCTGCTTTGATGTTCGAGATGATCGCCGCTACCTTCTCAGGTGAGTATTGATCAAAAAAGACCGGATACCAGCCGCCTATTGCCTGCTTTGCTGCTGCACCCATCGCAGCAGCTTTAATGGCGGCAGTCTCACTAAGCCCTACGGGTAGATGAAAGTCGATGCCGGTCTTTTGAACCAGCTCAGCATAGGAGATTGGCGCACTCATTTGCGCATCATCTGTGTTTTCCACCCAATAAGCCCAAGCCAACTTTTTATTGGGATCGTAGACTAGCTTATAGATATGGCTCGGTATGGTGACTCGGCTTTTGCCAATACTGCCGGCATTTCCTACTGATCCAGTAAATACATACACATCGCCTTCTGCGCGCTTGATGTACATCCTAGTAGGCTCTTCAACTCGTTTTGCCCAGATGCCCTGATTGTTTTGTCTGGCTTGCGGCATCATGTTTGCTAAGGAGAATGACTGAGCCATTCCCCGCTCTCGCGTCATGTCCCCGGCTGGAACGTTATGCCCTCGGTCATATCCACTGCCACGATAGTCTGCCAGGAGGGCGCGTTCATGCGCTGGGAGTCTAGCCTCCTCGTAAAACTGATTCGTACGTCGTGGGTGAGGCGCCTGGAGTTGCTCGCCATTAAGGCGCTCGACGGTGTAGATCGGCTTTTTATCGGAAGGGGAATAGAAGATTGCGAAATCATCAAAGCAAAGGTCTCTCCCTATCTGGCTCGTACTCGGCACTTGCTGGGCAGGAAATAGATCTTTGCATTGATCAAATAGGGCCGATGCACTGAGTGGCAGCCAAAGCGAGCTAACTAAGAGGAGTTTGCCTATGAATTTCATTGCATGTCAGTGTAATGAGTGTCCTTCTGAGGGTGTAAAAGTTTTACACATATTGAGTGATCACATTAGCTCTGGAGCTAGTATTTATCAGGGGGTGGCCGTCTTCTATCTCAACAACCGATCTCACTACAGGGTGTGAAGAAGCGGAGATGCGCGACTTGAGGTGACGATCTAAATAACACTACCGGTAGAAAATTCAGCGCATCTGGATACTAGATATACCGGTCAGGTAGGGCTTTCGAAGCTCAACAATAGTAAAAAAGTTGGATTTTGAGGACTTTTTTATTATGTGAAATAAGTCCTCACTAACTTCTTTAAGTTACTGAAAATAAAGGATTAAATATCCAATTTGATGACCTTATTAGGGATCATCCTTATTTCAAGACCTATAAGTTATTGAAATGGATTCCTTTATTCTTGACTTGATATAAGAACCTTCTTAGGATGGCTCATGTTTTTTACTTATTGCATTGCAACATAAATCTGAGCTTTGATTTTTGGGGTGCTGCAAGACCATGAATGATTAAATGTTTTTCTGCTAATTTGAGTGAGATGCAACTGGTGCAGCCTGTAAAGGCAAGCGCTAAAGAGTTGCTGGCTCACGCACTATCTCCTGTATATCGGGTGATGAATGGCCTATTGATCGTGACTGTTTTCATGATTGTTGGACTCTGGCTTTCCGGCAACGGAACTCAAGCAGGTGCATTTGATTTAGCTCGCATCCTGGTCCCTGACGAAGCCCGCCATATGGTTTGGCAGGGTGGTTTTGCAATGCTCGATCAGTATCAGGAAGAGGCTCCCAAGGCGCTTGCTGACAAAGAAATTGCGAATGTCATCTATGGCAAGGCATCAGCTACTTCTCACAGCGGCTTGACAAGCGCTAAGCAGCAAACAGTTGCCCTCTTGATGCCCTCGGTGGCGCATGCTCAGGTAAAGCCGATTTCCCATTTGTCGGATCGCATCCCAACATCCAAAATTGACCCTCAAGCTTTGGATTCAAAGTTGATGGTGTCCATTCAAAATCAACGCGCTGTTGCTGACTTCTTTGAGAAGAAGTACAAGTTAGATCGGGCCAAGATTGAGGAATATGTTTCGAACACCGTGCTGATTGCAAAAGAAGTCAATATTGATCCAGTCTTATTGCTCGCGGTGATTTCTGTGGAGTCCAACTTTAATCCGCTCATTAAAAGCCATGCAGGTGCAGAAGGCTTGATGCAAGTGATGACTGCTATTCATAAAGATAAATATGCTTTGTATGGCGGTGCTACTGATGCGGTTAAGCCAGAAGTGAATATTCGGGTAGGCGCTTATATTCTGAAGTATTTAATTGCGACTAGTGGCTCATTGCGCAATGGCTTGAAATACTATGTTGGTGCTGCAAACGCTGAGAATGATGGTGGCTATGCTGATAAGGTCATGGCAGAAAGAAACCGCTTAATTAGTTTGTGCCAGCCAACAACGCAAAATAAATTAACACTAAACGGTAAAGACTTACGCTCCTAAGATCGATATCGTTTCTTTAGGACAAAATAAAGGCCACTCATTGAGTGGCCTTATTACTTGCAGAAGCAGGTTCGGAATTAATTCACTCCATGTAGCTCTACATCAAATACCAATGTTGCATTTGGGGGAATCACACCACCCGCACCACGAGGGCCATAGCCCATCTCTGAAGGGATGATGAGGGTGCGTTTGCCGCCAATTTTCATGCCTTGCACGCCCTGATCCCAGCCCTTAATGACATGGCCAGCACCCAAAGGAAAGCTAAATAACTGACCGCGATCGAGGGAACTATCAAACTTCTGACCTTTATGGTCAGGGGCCTTTTCATCAAACAACCACCCGGTGTAATGCACATCGACATGATTGCCGGCAGTCGCTTCTTTGCCATCACCAACAACGGTATCTATTTTTTGGAGTTCGCTCACGTTTATCTTCCTCTTTGGCTGAAATTGAAGGGCTAGTATATTCTGAGCGTAATCTTTTTGTTCGAGCAAACTCATATGACAAACTTCTGGCCTCATTCTGCATATAAAACCCTAACGGTGGGGTCTGACAAGCAATTGCAAGTGACGGATGATTTTCTGCGTACTTACTTATTGCGTCCCGAACTAAACCTAGTTCCCGAATCCTGCGCTGCTGAGCGTGCCTTGCACCAGCGCTTAAGCGAGAACCCCCGAGCAGTCATCGCCGATGAGGAAATTGCTGGAATGGCAGATCCTGATATTCAGGTGAACTATCAAGTTTGGTTGAGATACCGCGCTAAGTTATTGGCGGCCAGCTCTTTAGAAAATTTCTATATGAGCTTATTTAAAGGCGATGGTGTTGACGTGCCGCCTTTATTTATCTCTCAGTTGGCGCAAATATTTATCCGTCATATCTTGGGTGAAGATTGCCATCCATTGGATGCTCGCATGGGTGAGATCTTCTTTCGAGTGCAGAAAATCACCGTGCTCGAGGACAGCGTGGTGATGGGCGCTGATGATGAGGTAGTCACTCGCAATGCGCAGGCAGGTGAAACGGGAAATATTCTTGATCTTCTAAAGAGCAAGTCGATGTCCATGCGCTCGATTGATTTAGATGTATTGCATGAAGAAAATGCCGATCTGTATTGGGAGAAGAATGAAGATCATGATTTTGCAGTGCAGCTCAATTTTGGTCAGCCACCCATTAATCATTTTTGCCGTGTTCTTGAAAAATGGGTGCAACATTTTTTAGGCGCTCAAGTACGTATCACTCCAATGCAGCAAATCACCGATCCGAAGTGGTCTTGGCATGTTGGCCTAGATGCTGCTGCGACTGATATCTTGAATAAGCTTTACAACAAAGAGCCGGTCGATGCTGATGAGCTTGAGAAGGTCATTTGCTTATTCCGCTTAGACTTTATTGATGAGGCTGCCGTTACCCAATCTCAGGCTGGAAAGCCGGTGTATATGTGCATTGCGATGAATGATGAAAAGCAACTCAAGCTAAAGCCGCAAAACTTACTTTTCAATCTACCTTTAGCGAAGGTTTCTTAAGCCGCAGAGGAGGTGCTGACCTTCTTGCGATTGGCGCTAAGCCAAATTAACGCAGCCGCTGTCACCGCAACGGGAAGCAGCGATCCGAGATTGAGAATGTTCCAGCCCTGCGAGGTAATGAGGGCTCCAGAGCCGAAGGAAGTGAAGGCCATAGTGCCAAATACAAAGAAGTTAATGGCTGCTTGAGCCTTGTCACGTTCTTCTGGTCGGTAGGCAGTCATCGCCAAAGAGGTCGAGCCAGTAAATAAAAAGTTCCAACCAACGCCTAACAAAAATAGCGCAATTAGGAATTGATGAAAGTCGACGCCAGTCAGCGCGATTGCAATGCATACGAGATTGAGGATGACGCCAACACCCATTATTTTGACTGTGCCAAAGCGTTGAATGAGTGAGCCAGTAAAAAACCCGGGTGCGAACATACCGATGACATGCCACTCCAAGACCAGTGCTGTGTCTGAAAAAGGGAGCCCACAAATTTGCATGGCAAGTGGCGTTGCTGCCATCAGTAGGTTCATGACGCCGTAGCCCAAAGAGGCGCCAATCACCGCAACCATAAAGACGGGTTGTTGCAGAATTGTTTTGAGATTTCTGCCTGCGGACAGTGAATGCTGGGTCTTAAACTCTTCTGGGAAGTGGATGAACTGCATCACGATGATGCCAATAAAGCCCGCTATTGAAAGGGTAAGGTAAGCCCCCAAGAACGCGGTATCAAAGAAATCCTTAGTCCAAGAGGCTAGGTTGGGCCCAATCACTGCACCCAGGATGCCACCAGCTAGCACCCAGGAGACCGCCTTATCCCTTTGGCTGGCAACCGTGAGCTCAGCAGCCGCAAATCGATAGAGCTGGCCATTAGCGCTGTAATAGCCTGCAATAAAGGTACCTAGGACCAAAAGCCAGAAGTTTTTGGAAATAGCGGCGTATGCACAGAGGAGGGCTGACAAGACCGCTACCAAGAGGCCGAGCTGAAAAGAAATCTTCCGGCCAAAGTAATTTTGGGTTTTGGCTACGATGGAGGTTGAGAAGGCACCCCCCACCACATAACCCATTACAGGCAGGGTCGCCATCCAGGCAACTGGACTCAGGCTGAGGCCAACCAGGCCATTAATGGCGATAAATGTCACATTATTGGTTAAAAACAAGCCCTGGCAGAGAATCAACAGCAGGAGGTTTTTGTTGAGCAGGGGGTGCTTGTTCGTCATGTACTGCAGTTTACGATGTATACGAGCAAGGATTTAGCTCGGTGGATTCCCTTAAATTGACTGACTTCAGCCAATTTGGTGCCTAAATCCCCTTAAATTGGCGGGGTCGATGATTTAAAATAGCATTCTCGGTCCAGTGCGCGAAATGACACCCAAGACAGCCAAAAGCGCCTGAAGTGTTGCGTGCGGAATGCGAGAGTGGTTCGGTATAAGACCGAGCCCTAATATTTATCCATATCGAGGAAACATCAATGGCTTCAGAGAAATCAAAGATCATTTACACGCTGACAGATGAAGCGCCATTATTGGCGACCTGTGCATTTTTACCAATCATTCGCACCTTTACAGCACCAGCTGGAGTGCAGGTTGTAGAAAGCGACATTTCTGTTGCGGCACGTATCTTGTCAGAGTTCTCTGATTGCTTAACTGCCGAACAAAAAGTTCCTGATAATTTGGCTGAACTGGGTCGCATGACCTTATTGCCAGATACCAACATCATCAAGTTGCCGAATATCAGCGCTTCAGTTCCTCAATTGCTCGCTGCTATTAAAGAACTGCAATCTAAAGGCTACAAGATCCCTGATTTCCCAGATGATCCTAAGGACGATGCTGAAAAAGCAATTCGCACCCGTTACTCCAAGTGTTTAGGCAGCGCAGTAAACCCAGTATTGCGTGAAGGTAACTCTGACCGCCGCGCACCAAATGCGGTGAAGCGTTATGCCCGCAAGAACCCACACTCTATGGGTGAGTGGAGCCAGGCTTCCCGTACACACGTATCCCACATGCATGGTGGCGACTTCTACGCTGGTGAGAAGTCAATGACGATGACTAAGGCATGTGATGTGAAGATGGATTTGGTCACGAAGAGTGGCAAGACGATTGTTCTCAAGCCAAAAGTCTCTTTGCTTGCTGGTGAAATTATTGACAGCATGTACATGAGCAAGAAAGCACTCTGCGAGTTCTACGAAAAAGAAATCGAAGATGCTTACAAGACCGGCATGATGTTGTCCTTGCACGTCAAGGCGACCATGATGAAGGTGTCACACCCAATCGTGTTTGGTCATGCTGTCAAGATTTTCTACAAAGATGCATTTGAGAAGCATGGCAAGTTGTTTGAAGAGTTAGGCGTTAATCCAAACAACGGTATGAGCAGCTTGTACGACAAGATCAAAACTTTGCCAGAATCCAAGCGCGAAGAAATCATTCAAGACTTACATGCGTGCCATGAGCATCGTCCAGCATTGGCGATGGTTGACTCTGCTAAAGGCATTACTAACCTGCATTCACCAAGCGATGTGATCGTGGATGCATCGATGCCGGCAATGATTCGTGTTGGCGGCAAGATGTGGGGTGCAGATGGTCGTTTGCATGACACTAAAGCGGTTATTCCAGAAAGTACCTTTGCTCGCATCTATCAAGAAATGATTAACTTCTGTAAGACCCACGGTAACTTTGATCCTAAAACCATGGGTACAGTGCCTAACGTGGGCTTGATGGCTCAGCAGGCAGAAGAGTACGGCTCACACGATAAGACTTTTGAGATCCCTGAGGCTGGTGTAGCCCGCATTGTTGCGGATGACGGCACAGTATTGCTGGAGCAGAATGTAGAAGAGGGCGATATCTGGCGTATGTGTCAGGTTAAAGATGCGCCGATTCGTGACTGGGTGAAGTTGGCAGTCAACCGTGCGCGTCTGTCTAATACTCCAGCCGTATTCTGGTTGGATGAGTACCGCCCGCATGAAGCTGAGTTAATCAAAAAGGTGCAAACCTACTTGAAAGATTACGACTTAACTGGCGTAGATATTCAGATCATGTCTCAGACCCGCGCAATGCGTTTCACATTGGAGCGCGTGATTCGTGGCAAAGACACGATTTCTGTGACTGGTAATATTTTGCGTGACTACCTCACTGATTTGTTCCCAATCATGGAACTCGGCACTAGTGCAAAGATGTTGTCTATCGTGCCTTTGATGGCAGGTGGCGGTCTCTTTGAAACTGGTGCGGGTGGTTCTGCTCCTAAGCACGTTCAACAATTGGTTGAAGAGAACCATTTGCGATGGGATTCATTGGGTGAGTTTTTGGCTTTAGCTGTTTCTTTAGAAGATATCGGTGACAAGACTAATAATCAAAAAGTGAAGATTTTGGCTCGCACCCTAGATGAAGCTACTGGCACATTATTGGATAACAATAAGTCACCATCTCCACGTACTGGCGAGTTGGATAACCGCGGTAGCCAGTTCTACTTGGCGATGTACTGGGCTCAAGCTCTAGCTGCACAAACGGAAGATAAAGAACTACAAGCTCACTTTGCTCCGATTGCAAAAGCTTTAACTGAGAACGAGCAAAAAATTGTTAGTGAGCTCAAGGCAGTGCAAGGTAAACCAGCTGATATCGGTGGTTACTTCATGCCTGATCAAGCTAAGTTCAAGGCGGTGATGTGCCCAAGCACCACTTTGAATGAGATCTTGAAGACAGCAGCAGTAGCTTAATTTGCGCAGCTTCGTGAAAAGGGCAAACCGTTTGGTTTGCCTTTTTTTATGCGTCTCCTGGCTTCAATTCAGTGCCTCAGCAATAAATTGGCGGGCGTAGGAGAATGGAGCTTATTGTTGGTAAGAGATTCAATCCATTGAGGAGACTTTGATATGCGAGCCCATGAACTAAAGCAGCTTTCCCAGGAAATCACCCCTAAGGCGGTTTTTGAGGGGCGTCGCGACTTAATTAAGAGCGCTGCTGCCGGTGCTTTTGGTTTGGCTCTTGCGCCATGGTTTTCCCGTGATGCACTTGCAAGTAATGCTCAAAAATTAATCGCCACTCCAAACCCCAACTTCATTCTCAAGGATGAATCGACTAGTTATAAGTATGTGACTGGTTACAACAACTTCTATGAGTTTGGAACGGATAAATCAGATCCGGCCGCCTATGCTGAGAGCTTGCAAACGCGTCCATGGACAGTAACGATTGAAGGTTTGGTCAAAAAACCAATGACCTTGGATATTGACTCATTACTCAAGCTTGCTCCGATGGAAGAGCGCATCTATCGCATGCGCTGCGTTGAGGGTTGGTCTATGGTGATTCCATGGGATGGTTACTCCTTATCCAAATTATTGAATCAGGTGCAGCCCTTAGGTTCCGCCAAATATGTGGAATTTATTACTTTGGCAGATCGCAAGCAAATGCCAGGCTTAAAGAGCCAGATTATCGACTGGCCTTATCGCGAAGGCCTTCGCTTGGATGAGGCTATGAACCCATTGACTCTTCTGACCTTTGGTCTTTATGGTGAAATGCTGCCAAAACAAAATGGTGCCCCCGTCAGAATTGTGGTGCCTTGGAAATATGGCTTTAAAAGCGCTAAGTCGATTGTCAAAATTCGTTTGACAGAGGAAATGCCGAAGACCAGTTGGAGTCAGTTTGATGCACGCGAGTATGGATTTTATTCCAACGTCAATCCTCAGGTAGATCATCCTCGCTGGAGTCAGGCTACCGAGCGTCGTATTGGCGATCCTAAAGGTGTCTTTGCTCCTAAGATTAAAACCCAAATGTTCAATGGTTACGGTGATCAAGTGGCGAGTATGTACGCTGGGATGGATCTCAAGAAGTTTTATTGAGGCTAAGCAATCAATATAGCGTGATGAAGTTATTCATTTTTCTCTTAGCGCTATTGCCCTTAGATCGTTTGATTTGGTTGGGCTTAACCGATGGTTTAGGTGCGAACCCCATTGAGTTGATAACCCGCTCCACGGGAACTTGGGCGCTCGTTTTCTTGTGCTTAACCCTAGCGATGACGCCACTGCGTTTGCTGACGAATGCAACGGTATGGATTCGGTATCGCAGAATGTTAGGTTTATTTAGTTTCTTTTATGCATCTGTGCATTTCCTAATCTGGCTTTGGCTAGATCAAAATTTTGATTTAGTGGACATGCTGAAGGACGTGCTGAAGCGACCGTTCATCACCATGGGCTTTATCAGTCTTGTTTTGCTGATTCCACTAGCCATAACCTCCACCCATTGGGCCCAAAGACAATTAGGTCGCCGTTGGGCTTTATTGCATCGACTGATTTATCTCATTGCCTGTACTGCGATTCTGCATTATTGGTGGCATAAGGCGGGAAAGAATGATTTGGATACTGTAACAATTTATGCGCTTGTTTTGCTATTGCTGTTATGTTGTAGGATTCCTTATATTCGCAAGCTTTTGAGCAGGCGATCTACCAACTAAAGGCATTGCGCTAATGACCCTGTTTTCCCATTCTCGTGCTTCACTCATTTCCATAGTGGGCTCATTACTCATTGGACTGGGATCATCCCAAGTCATGGCGCAACCGGTGGAGCAGGGTGTGAAGATCATAGCTTCTTTGGATGTGCCGCGCTACCTAGGAACTTGGTACGAAATTGCCAAGTTTCCGAATTGGTTTCAGAAAAAGTGCGTTTCCAATACAAAGGCCGTCTATAGCGCTAAACCAGATGGCAATCTTCGAGTACTCAACAGTTGCAAAACGGCTTCGGGAGAGACCTCAGAAGCAGAAGGCTTGGCTCGTCAGATTGGTGCCAAAGATTCCCCTAAATTGGAAGTGCGCTTTGCTCCCGAGTGGCTTTCATTTCTACCTTTGGTATGGGGTGATTACTGGGTGATTGATTTGGATTCTCAATATCAGGTGGCAGCCGTGAGTGATCCTAGAAGAGAATATCTTTGGGTTTTATCCAGGACCCCGCAAATCGATCCTAAAGTCTATGCGGATTTATTGCAGCGCCTGAAGCAACAGCAATTCGACATTCAAAAACTCGAACTCACTTCCCAGAAGAATTCAGGTGTCTGAAAAGCGCATTGGTAATTATTTGCTCCCGCCCGGAATGGAGATTTTCGAGCGCGGATGGTTATCGGCAAATAATGTTTTACTATTCGGTGAACAAGACGTTTCCTTAGTTGACACTGGGTACTGTGCTCATCAACAGATGACACTGGATTTAGTTTCTAATTCACTGCAGCAGCATGGCTTAAAAACCCTCAATAAAGTAGTCAACACCCATCTGCATTCTGATCATTGTGGCGGTAATGCGGCTTTATCCGAAGTATTTGATTGCGAGATTTGGATACCGCAAGCGGAGGCCATCGCGGTGCAAGACTGGGATGAGAATTTACTCAGCTTTGAACAGCTAGGGCAAGAGTGTCCACGCTTTAGTCATCAAGCTCTCCTAGTACCTGGTGAAGAACTGATCTTGGGTCCGTACCGCTGGCAAATTCTTGCGGCTCCAGGTCATGACAACCATTCCATCATGTTGTACCAAGAGCAGCATCAAATCTTGATCTCTGCCGATGCACTTTGGGAGGAAGGCTTTGGGGTCATCTTTCCTGAGCTATGGGGTGAGGGGGGTTTTGAAGAGGTGGCACAGACCTTGGAGCTGATTGAGAGGTTGCCTGTTGCTTTAGTAATCCCGGGACATGGAAAACCTTTTACTAATGTAAAACAGTCGATTGAGACTGCAAAATCACGCTTGGATTACCTCTCAAGCGATGCTGACCGTAATGCACGTCATGGCGCCAAAGTGCTCCTCAAGTACAAGCTCTTGGAATGGCGTAGTCAGAAACTAATAGACGCTCAGCAGTGGATTGCGAGAACGCCTGTATTGGAGAATATTCGCAAACAGCTCAATATGAATGCTGAGGATTTTCAGCTTTGGTTGGTGGAGGCTTTGGTGAAATCGAAAGCAGCCATCATCGAAAAAGATTACTTAGTCAATCTTGATTAAATGGTGGGTCAGAAGTTAAACGACAGCTTGCCATAAAAAGACCAGTCGTAAACCGGATAGCTTTGCACTACCTGCTTGCTAGCACCCACTGCAAATAAAAAGCTTTTATTGAGGCGATGGGTCACCATAGCATCCAGTGGGACGAACCAGCCACCACCACCCGTGTTCCATGCTATCCCATTCTCGTCCCACAATCGAAGTTGGGTATTGGGAGTGAGATTAAAGCCTAGTGTTGGGAAGATATTGAGATTGCGAACTAGAGGTGGTTGATTGGGGTTATTGGCAAAAGAATTGCTCTTGGTATCAAAGCCGTACATATATCTCAGAAGAGGTGAAAAGTCCGAGAGAGCTGACTTACTTCCTTGGCGCGGTACATACACGGTGCCGATCTGAGGACCTGCCGCCCATT
Encoded here:
- a CDS encoding MBL fold metallo-hydrolase yields the protein MSEKRIGNYLLPPGMEIFERGWLSANNVLLFGEQDVSLVDTGYCAHQQMTLDLVSNSLQQHGLKTLNKVVNTHLHSDHCGGNAALSEVFDCEIWIPQAEAIAVQDWDENLLSFEQLGQECPRFSHQALLVPGEELILGPYRWQILAAPGHDNHSIMLYQEQHQILISADALWEEGFGVIFPELWGEGGFEEVAQTLELIERLPVALVIPGHGKPFTNVKQSIETAKSRLDYLSSDADRNARHGAKVLLKYKLLEWRSQKLIDAQQWIARTPVLENIRKQLNMNAEDFQLWLVEALVKSKAAIIEKDYLVNLD